One stretch of Arachis duranensis cultivar V14167 chromosome 1, aradu.V14167.gnm2.J7QH, whole genome shotgun sequence DNA includes these proteins:
- the LOC107473807 gene encoding U-box domain-containing protein 4: MEISLLKMLVNGISSFLNLSFSGNINSEPISKYYQKAEEILRLLKPIIDAIAHSELASDEVLSKIFEELGHAIDELREHIENWHLLSSKVYFAMQVEPLISRIRTLGLNIFQQLKVSQQCLPDELSSDHLEHCVQKLKHLGHEEVSAVIKEAITEQREGLGPSSEVLAKIADSLGLKSNQEVLIEAVALEKLKENAEQTEKTAEAEYIDQMIAVVTRMHERLSMLKQAESSSPVPVPADFCCPLSLELMTDPVIVASGQTYERAFIRNWIDLGLTVCPKTRQALAHTNLIPNYTVKALIATWCESNNVKLVEPSKSTSLNQASVIQGYMESGTTRDSPVFSHSRGNQPSSPESVRSHSFSSPGNNITSAGIQREGTSPLHPRSISEGSLSGMVNGQHMDLAGAGLDDRSASSDESSVDSVGQPSMSPSKRESSDAFIPDQAQAHVRTISYSSALSSGNFPQETPGDDNSSPQLSSSPAYSRDVSGELNPGPDSASAATVPSSHREPEFPPRSETRSRTSLWQRPSQRLVPRMASSPAAETRADLSAIESQVRKLVEGLKSTNIDTRREATVEIRLLAKHNMDNRIAIANCGAITILVELLRSPDTRIQENAVTALLNLSINDNNKSAIANAGAIEPLIHVLKTGSPEAKENSAATLFSLSVIEENKISIGRSGAIGPLVDLLGNGTPRGKKDAATALFNLSIFHENKNRIVQAGAVKHLVELMDPAAGMVDKAVAVLANLATIQEGRVAIGQEGGIPVLVEVVELGSARGKENAAAALLHLCLHSNRFLSMVLQEGAVPPLVALSQSGTPRAKEKAQALLNQFRSQRHNAGRG; the protein is encoded by the exons ATGGAGATATCATTGTTAAAGATGCTTGTTAATGGCATATCCTCGTTTCTGAATTTATCGTTTTCTGGAAACATCAACTCGGAACCCATCTCAAAGTATTACCAAAAGGCAGAGGAGATACTTAGGCTGTTGAAGCCAATTATTGATGCAATTGCTCATTCTGAGTTAGCTTCTGATGAAGTGCTTAGTAAGATATTTGAAGAACTTGGTCATGCAATTGATGAATTAAGGGAGCATATTGAGAACTGGCACCTGTTGTCCAGCAAAGTTTACTTT GCTATGCAAGTTGAACCCTTGATATCTAGGATAAGGACTTTGGGGCTCAATATTTTCCAGCAGCTGAAGGTTTCTCAGCAATGTCTCCCTGATGAATTGAGTTCTGATCATCTGGAG CATTGTGTTCAGAAACTTAAGCATTTGGGACATGAAGAAGTATCAGCAGTCATTAAGGAAGCTATTACTGAACAACGGGAAGGTTTAGGACCCAGTTCAGAGGTCCTGGCAAAAATTGCTGATAGCCTAGGTCTAAAGTCTAATCAGGAGGTTCTGATTGAGGCTGTGGCCCTTGAAAAATTGAAGGAGAATGCTGAGCAAACTGAAAAGACTGCAGAAGCTGAATATATTGATCAAATGATTGCTGTTGTAACACGTATGCATGAGCGGCTTAGTATGCTTAAGCAAGCTGAGAGTAGCAGCCCAGTTCCAGTACCTGCTGATTTTTGTTGTCCTCTCTCTTTGGAGTTGATGACTGATCCAGTGATTGTGGCATCAGGACAAACCTATGAGCGGGCTTTCATTAGGAACTGGATTGATCTTGGACTTACTGTTTGTCCGAAGACTCGGCAGGCACTAGCTCATACCAACCTAATACCTAACTACACTGTAAAAGCACTAATTGCAACTTGGTGTGAGTCAAACAATGTGAAACTGGTTGAGCCCTCGAAGTCCACTAGTTTAAATCAAGCATCTGTCATTCAGGGGTATATGGAGTCTGGTACAACCAGGGACTCACCTGTCTTTTCTCATTCCAGGGGCAACCAGCCATCCTCACCTGAGTCGGTGCGTTCTCATTCTTTTAGTTCACCAGGTAATAACATAACTTCTGCTGGAATTCAGCGAGAGGGAACATCACCATTGCATCCCCGTTCAATTTCTGAAGGTTCCTTAAGTGGTATGGTTAATGGGCAGCATATGGATCTTGCTGGAGCAGGTTTAGATGACAGGTCTGCTAGCTCAGATGAAAGCAGTGTGGATTCAGTTGGCCAACCCTCAATGTCGCCATCTAAAAGGGAATCGTCTGATGCCTTTATCCCTGACCAAGCCCAAGCCCATGTTAGAACTATTTCTTACTCCAGTGCACTTTCTAGTGGAAATTTCCCCCAAGAAACACCAGGTGATGATAATAGTTCTCCTCAGTTGTCAAGCAGTCCAGCATACAGTAGAGATGTTTCCGGTGAATTAAATCCCGGCCCAGATTCTGCTAGTGCTGCTACCGTTCCATCTTCACATAGAGAACCAGAGTTCCCACCTCGATCGGAGACAAGGTCCCGAACATCTTTGTGGCAACGACCATCCCAGAGGCTTGTTCCTAGGATGGCATCCTCTCCTGCTGCTGAAACTAGAGCTGATCTTTCTGCTATTGAATCCCAGGTTCGGAAGTTGGTTGAGGGCTTGAAGAGCACCAATATTGATACTCGGAGAGAGGCAACAGTAGAAATTCGGCTTCTTGCCAAGCATAATATGGATAATCGAATTGCAATTGCAAACTGTGGAGCCATTACCATATTAGTTGAGTTACTCAGATCACCAGATACAAGGATCCAGGAAAATGCTGTTACTGCACTTCTGAACTTATCAATCAATGACAATAACAAAAGTGCAATAGCAAATGCTGGTGCAATTGAACCTCTGATTCATGTGCTGAAGACAGGGAGCCCAGAAGCCAAGGAGAATTCTGCTGCCACTCTATTCAGCTTATCAGTGATTGAGGAAAACAAAATTAGCATTGGTAGGTCGGGGGCTATTGGACCGTTGGTTGATCTATTAGGGAATGGAACCCCTAGGGGTAAGAAAGACGCAGCCACTGCTTTGTTTAATTTGTCAATATTTCATGAAAACAAGAATCGAATTGTGCAAGCTGGTGCCGTGAAGCACCTTGTGGAGTTAATGGACCCTGCTGCCGGAATGGTTGATAAGGCAGTGGCAGTCTTAGCAAATCTGGCCACAATTCAAGAAGGAAGAGTTGCTATTGGTCAGGAAGGTGGGATTCCTGTTTTGGTCGAGGTTGTCGAGTTGGGCTCTGCAAGAGGAAAAGAGAATGCAGCAGCAGCTCTTCTGCATCTATGCTTACATAGCAACAGATTCTTAAGCATGGTGCTTCAGGAAGGAGCTGTCCCACCATTAGTCGCGTTATCACAGTCAGGTACCCCGAGGGCCAAAGAAAAG gcCCAGGCTCTCCTCAATCAATTTAGAAGTCAGAGACATAATGCGGGGAGGGGCTGA